Below is a genomic region from Vitis riparia cultivar Riparia Gloire de Montpellier isolate 1030 chromosome 5, EGFV_Vit.rip_1.0, whole genome shotgun sequence.
ctaatatctcaactttcctaatatctcaatattctaatatcttaatattcctagtatctcaatattcctaatatctcaatatcataatatctcaactttcctaatatctaaacattcctaatatctcaacactaaatgatataaggaaataataatataaggaaagcattcctaatatctcaacatattTTTCAACTACATTATGTGGAAAAATATCAACCTAGAAGAACTTTCCAGGCCCACCCGATCCCCGACCCGACTTCTCCCAATCGGGTCATTCGAAATCATGCACACTCTGAGGTGTCGGTGGGTCGTCGGTGGGTCAGCCCTTCCAAAGGTTCTCTCCGCGAAATCCAGCCTGTTATCAATTAAGCCTCGAACACCTCCCCCCACCAAACCCCACATCAGCCGTCCACTTCCCAATCAGATTCCAGATCACACGCAAAGTAGCACGAGGTTTAACCGCGTGGCACCACCAGGGCCGTTTCGAACCTGAAAAAGACGCACGATCTAACACACCTCTCTTGCTTGGAAcgcaaacacaaaaaataaaaagcgtTCCTCTTCTTCCCTTTGTCTACCCACGTATTTCTCACTCTGAGCTCGCTCCTCAAATCTCCTTAACCATGGTTGAACGCAGCATTTTGATAGGGTTGGCGTTGGCGGCGATTgtggcggtggtggtggtggaggggGACTCCTCGGTGAAGACACTGGTGAAGACGGTGAAGGGAAAGAAGGTGTGCGACAAGGGGTGGGAATGTAAGGGGTGGTCGGAGTTCTGCTGCAATTTGACGATTTCGGACTATTTCCAGACTTACCAGTTCGAGAACCTCTTCTCCAAGCGCAACTCGCCGGTGGCCCACGCCGTCGGCTTCTGGGATTACCGCTCATTCATCCTCGCCTCTGCGGTCTACCAGCCGCTTGGCTTCGGCACCACCGGCGGCAAGGTCATGCAGATGAAGGAGCTGGCCGCATTCCTCGGCCACGTCGGCTGCAAAACTTCATGTAAGTGGTTGATTTGgtgtttggctgctgagaaaattgagggaaaatgagagaaaaagaaaaaatcagcGTCTGATTAAGTCTTTGTAGTTTGCAGTAGGGGCTTAGTTCTTTGCATTTTTGGAAATCTAAGATTTGGTTTAGTGTTTTTTTCCCCTTCGTTTTTCTCGGCAGCTAGATGGGATTGAAGGTAAATTTGGGTTAAATTGGGAGAGTTTAGCTTTGATTTGagcaataaattttttatagggtttattaagaaaatgttaTATAGATTTGAGGGTTTAATTTTACAATGGATGTTTGATTCGTCGAATACTGGAGGATTTGGATTGGATTTCTCGACTTAGTTTTGATCTAGGGTTTGATTTGATGGGTTTGAAATGGATAATGGAATGGACAATTTTCTTTCATCTGAGGTGAGTTTGGACGGTTTTGGGATTACATTTTGTGATTTAATTTTGGTCTATGTGATTGGACCTGTACATGATGCATGTTTGGAATTTATTTCACTTCGGATTGGATTAAATGGATGGATTTCATGACCCTGCCTGGATCAGAGTGaatgaggaaaagaaagaaaatagttcTGCAATTTACCCTGAAATGGTTTCTTCCATTATctattttcactatttttctttcattttccctgGAGTTCTTGAGATCCAAACAGTGCCCACGACACTCATTACGATTTATAATAAGGTGTGTGGTGATATTTTCAGGTGGGTACGGAGTGGCCACAGGAGGGCCATTGTCCTGGGGTCTCTGCTACAACAAGGAAATGAGCCCCAGTAAGTCATACTGTGACGATTTCTACAAATACACCTACCCCTGCACGCCTGGTGCCGACTACTATGGCCGTGGTGCATTGCCTATCTTCTGGTAAGCATCTTTGCCTATAATTTGATGGAGGGTTTTGGTTGAGCCAATCCCAAAATGAAGGAATTTTCTGGTGTGATTTAGATTAAGCGTTGTTATGACAGGAACTACAACTATGGAGCAACTGGAGAAGCCTTGAAGGTGAATCTGCTGGACCATCCGGAATACATCGAACAAAATGCTACCTTAGCCTTCCAGGCTGCAATTTGGAGGTGGATGACCCCAGTTAAGAAGTCACAGCCTTCTGCACATGACGTCTTTGTTGGCAACTGGAAGCCCACCAAGAATGACACTTTGGCCAAGCGGGTGCCTGGTTTTGGAACCACAATGAACATTCTGTACGGGGACCAGGTTTGCGGGCAGGGCGACGTTGATTCCATGAACAACATCATCTCCCATTACCAATATTACCTCGACCTGTTGGGTGTTGGTAGAGAACAGGCAGGACCCCACGAAAACGTCACCTGTGCTGAGCAGATTGCATTCAACCCATCCTACACTGCATCCTCTTAAGCTCCATATGATCACCCTTTGGATGGATTATGAAATAAGAAAGGGCAAGTAAGATTGTAAGAGATGTGTGAAGTTAGACATGACAGGTGTTATAAGGTGTGGATTCAGTTGCTGCTGCGCGCTTCTGTCATTTATGTGTAGATTTTGGTGTTCATTTTGTGTAATGTGTAGTCATTAAATATGAATTGTATGAAGcattttattcatatatatttgtttcaACTGTGAAGACCTTTCAGAAGTTGCAGTGTGCCTGAAATGGTAGTAGTAGAGGAACCAATGGTCTATAATGGAAACCTCAAAGATGAGTTATTCACAATAAATGATGGTGTGATACCTGAAGGAACATCAAATTCTTTGTCTAATCTGAGCAGGAGGGTGGTCATGCAGTTGGGTTTGCAGCCGACACTGCTTAGAGTGTGAAGCATGATGCTACATTTGAATGGAATGTCATACCATGTATAATATCAATACATTTTGTTAAAACTTGTCGGTTCGGCTTTGAGATGGTAtccattataaaattaaatcatataaatGGGGATAGGTGGAGCATCAATTCGGCTTATGATTTAGCAAAAATAATAGTGACATCAGTGAGTAGGGGCTATTCCTTGTTGACTCATCTCTGTGGATGATGCAGTTGTGTCGGTGCCTAGGGCATAAAGGCAGTGTCCTGCTCTTACCATATACAAATTATGATTAGTTGAGACGTCGATAGTGTCATTACAATTTAGATTTGGAAAATGAGAAGTGAAGGTGGTGGTACGTGCTCCaccattaaatttgaaaatgaagtatGAAAAACTTTAATACTGAAAACTAAAAGGTTATGTAAAAGTTAGGTATTATAAGtgttgaaataataaaaataaaagatgtttGATGgcatcttaattttaaattttgaatttaatttgacAATGGTTTTAAAATCAAGTGGTTGAAGTGTGGCGATCAATGAGCATTTGTTGAGGAACAAGAGCCCAACGACGGTATTGATAAGAGCAGGTTTCTCGACCTGACCTGTGACAGACAAAGGAAAAGCATTAACGACCGACCCACAACACCCAACCAAAAGGGGTCTCCCCCAGttcagctattaatgaagaTTAGGCAATCAAAGAAGTTGATGTATATCATTGGTTCATCATTTGTATGAATTGGTCGTGTAGATCCACACGATCATAACGGAACAATCAAAGgctaaaaatgatttattttataaaattaattttatatagttattatatgacaattttttaatattatttttaaatatcatataactaatatattaattaataaaaaatatcttttgatgtaaaatattatgtatattaattattttcactttttttatgaAGACTTCCAATCTAAGAAGaatgtttaaataattttggtaattatttcgTTTATTTAAGGTAACGTGTGGTTCCAAaacatttgaagaaaaataaaaagtatatatatacagaaataataaaacaaaaaaaaaataaagaaaataaaaaataatatataaatataataaattattttgatatgttattttctcttttgtataaagattaaatcatttgaaaatatattaaattttaattaattttaattatattttatttttctatcattttttagtaaaatcaaatatgagaaaatcttttttcttaatattgttcttttatatatatatatatatatatcttggacaacaaaacataacctaaatgataatgaaaaaattattagactatagctaataatatgaaattttttttttttaagttgtataattttgaaatatgaaCTCAAGTAAATGACCTAATTTGCCCGAATAAATTACCTTCACTCATGCAATCCCCATTTCCAACTTTTTCAAACATAACTTAAACTTCAGGTTTGTGAGTAAGGATGCACTGGAATTGTTGGATTATTAAAGGGTTATATTATAAACAGGTACATTAAGAAACACATATCCTAAAGAATGACCATCTTTAAAAAACATGaagggtatgtttggttcctTGTAAATGCtacagaaaggaaaaaaaaaatactaaggttACTTTTGgtcccggaaaatactaaggaaagaaaaaaaatgtaaaggaaaatgattttttcatggttgtcctataaaaaatataaaaaaaatcaaatataattaaaactaattaaaaacttatgtattttaaaattatttaatctttatattaatgagttgaaataaataaaataagtttgaagtaaaaaataaaaataacttatcaacttttaatctattttttattttccttcactttttctttctttctatttttcttttgtattttctttcccttgcattttccctcaaattttctgagaaccaaacatagcctaaagaaATCATCTTCTTTGATTTGAATGACATGGAAaataaaagggataaaaaatgTAGAGGAAAatgtttaaagtttattttttttttgtatttttcttttaaataaaatacaaaggaaaatagaagaaaaacccaaaaaaaaaaaataaaggaaaatttcacGAGACTATCTCTTTACCAAGTCATACCTCTTCACTATTGTATCTCATCAATCGCTTCATAAGTCGAGAGTCTTCTTCTCTCTCCAGTTCTCTGCAAATATTTCACCTCCCTTCATTCTCGCATATTCtcagtctctctctctctctctctctctctctataatATAGCTCCTAAAATCATCTCCATCATAAAGAGCCTAGTTGACTTTACTAAGACCGTAAGTCCTCCCAACAAAGCGTGTGTGACCTTCTTGACCAATAATGAAGACTACATGAAAGATGTTTGTTGCATTGGCTAATGGACTACGGAAGGTGAAATCCTTTTACTCACTTGTAGTTGTAGTGTTGCCAAATGTGTCGATGGAGCACAACAATGAGCCTGTTGCAATTAATGttgatattttatatgttaGTTACAATTATAGATTGAGTCAAATAAGATGTGAAATGTGTTACCTATCTTTTAAGAAATACCCATTATGTGTATAAGTGGGTTAGTGTTAGAAGGCCAacgattgatttatttaaaagttcattAGAGTTTGATTGTCTATTTAAAtacaaattgatgaatgaaaatCAATCCAATTCCATTAAACTTTGTGCTTCGTATCCAAAGTTTTTAAGTGCTC
It encodes:
- the LOC117914719 gene encoding chitinase-like protein 2, encoding MVERSILIGLALAAIVAVVVVEGDSSVKTLVKTVKGKKVCDKGWECKGWSEFCCNLTISDYFQTYQFENLFSKRNSPVAHAVGFWDYRSFILASAVYQPLGFGTTGGKVMQMKELAAFLGHVGCKTSCGYGVATGGPLSWGLCYNKEMSPSKSYCDDFYKYTYPCTPGADYYGRGALPIFWNYNYGATGEALKVNLLDHPEYIEQNATLAFQAAIWRWMTPVKKSQPSAHDVFVGNWKPTKNDTLAKRVPGFGTTMNILYGDQVCGQGDVDSMNNIISHYQYYLDLLGVGREQAGPHENVTCAEQIAFNPSYTASS